A single Dermacentor albipictus isolate Rhodes 1998 colony chromosome 3, USDA_Dalb.pri_finalv2, whole genome shotgun sequence DNA region contains:
- the LOC139057520 gene encoding uncharacterized protein isoform X1, which produces MAASGRATGSAGAGLNAGLSRDDDDRMSACNGYTTLRRDDCELTASSSSNNSRSSGGDDDCTSSGDSSSSSGSSSDSGNSDAAQAGASQSEDVDIEDAPTASSVAAVAAFMASEPQLGIWIQAMVERPADFPSDRPDEVHDWSGWPKFAPKKNADQQRAAIVPSLPAKVPHVALVNQHEFLLPKMEVLIHTQGRLMQPAPSFRCTNLVDDLQYTAWLTFTNSVGGECVGQYSHPDSPHPGSSWNGRVLSFSRLKLFSYDGFTAKLPPITLKCNNSYRIQVNVGIVDNSGHILSRSVVRRFVGAHFIAVTQFSKKVSLAHPRNKGFKTKAC; this is translated from the exons ATGGCGGCGTCGGGCCGTGCTACTGGCTCCGCTGGCGCTGGCCTCAACGCCGGTCTCTCCAGGGACGACGACGACCGGATGAGCGCTTGCAACGGCTACACCACGCTGCGGAGGGACGATTGTGAGCTGAcggcgagcagcagcagcaacaacagccgCAGCAGCGGCGGGGATGACGACTGCACCAGCAGCGGcgacagcagcagtagcagcggtTCTAGCAGCGACAGCGGAAACAGCGACGCGGCGCAGGCCGGCGCGTCCCAGTCGGAGGACGTCGACATCGAAGATGCGCCGACTGCCTCCAGCGTCGCAGCCGTCGCCGCCTTCATGGCGAGCGAGCCACAGTTGGGAATCTGGATCCAGGCGATGGTCGAACGACCGGCGGACTTTCCCAGTGACCGCCCGGACGAAGTTCACGACTGGAGCGGTTGGCCCAAGTTTGCTCCCAAGAAGAACGCGGACCAACAGCGTGCTGCGATCGTGCCGAGCCTGCCGGCCAAGGTTCCCCACGTTGCCCTCGTCAACCAGCACGAGTTCCTGCTGCCCAAGATGGAAGTGCTGATCCACACACAGGGCAG GCTCATGCAGCCAGCGCCTTCGTTCCGCTGTACCAACTTGGTGGACGACCTGCAGTACACGGCTTGGCTCACCTTCACTAATTCCGTTGGGGGCGAATGCG TTGGTCAGTACTCCCACCCGGACTCACCGCATCCCGGTTCTTCGTGGAACGGCCGGGTGCTGTCCTTTTCTCGGTTAAAGCTCTTCTCCTACGACGGCTTCACCGCAAAACTTCCTCCG ATCACTCTGAAGTGTAACAACAGTTACCGCATCCAAGTGAACGTTGGAATCGTGGACAATAGCGGACACATCTTGAGCAGGTCGGTCGTCCGCCGCTTTGTCGGTGCCCACTTCATTGCCGTCACCCAGTTCAGCAAAAAAGTTAG TCTCGCCCATCCAAGGAACAAGGGATTCAAGACTAAGGCATGCTAA
- the LOC139057520 gene encoding uncharacterized protein isoform X2, which produces MAASGRATGSAGAGLNAGLSRDDDDRMSACNGYTTLRRDDCELTASSSSNNSRSSGGDDDCTSSGDSSSSSGSSSDSGNSDAAQAGASQSEDVDIEDAPTASSVAAVAAFMASEPQLGIWIQAMVERPADFPSDRPDEVHDWSGWPKFAPKKNADQQRAAIVPSLPAKVPHVALVNQHEFLLPKMEVLIHTQGRLMQPAPSFRCTNLVDDLQYTAWLTFTNSVGGECVGQYSHPDSPHPGSSWNGRVLSFSRLKLFSYDGFTAKLPPITLKCNNSYRIQVNVGIVDNSGHILSRSVVRRFVGAHFIAVTQFSKKVS; this is translated from the exons ATGGCGGCGTCGGGCCGTGCTACTGGCTCCGCTGGCGCTGGCCTCAACGCCGGTCTCTCCAGGGACGACGACGACCGGATGAGCGCTTGCAACGGCTACACCACGCTGCGGAGGGACGATTGTGAGCTGAcggcgagcagcagcagcaacaacagccgCAGCAGCGGCGGGGATGACGACTGCACCAGCAGCGGcgacagcagcagtagcagcggtTCTAGCAGCGACAGCGGAAACAGCGACGCGGCGCAGGCCGGCGCGTCCCAGTCGGAGGACGTCGACATCGAAGATGCGCCGACTGCCTCCAGCGTCGCAGCCGTCGCCGCCTTCATGGCGAGCGAGCCACAGTTGGGAATCTGGATCCAGGCGATGGTCGAACGACCGGCGGACTTTCCCAGTGACCGCCCGGACGAAGTTCACGACTGGAGCGGTTGGCCCAAGTTTGCTCCCAAGAAGAACGCGGACCAACAGCGTGCTGCGATCGTGCCGAGCCTGCCGGCCAAGGTTCCCCACGTTGCCCTCGTCAACCAGCACGAGTTCCTGCTGCCCAAGATGGAAGTGCTGATCCACACACAGGGCAG GCTCATGCAGCCAGCGCCTTCGTTCCGCTGTACCAACTTGGTGGACGACCTGCAGTACACGGCTTGGCTCACCTTCACTAATTCCGTTGGGGGCGAATGCG TTGGTCAGTACTCCCACCCGGACTCACCGCATCCCGGTTCTTCGTGGAACGGCCGGGTGCTGTCCTTTTCTCGGTTAAAGCTCTTCTCCTACGACGGCTTCACCGCAAAACTTCCTCCG ATCACTCTGAAGTGTAACAACAGTTACCGCATCCAAGTGAACGTTGGAATCGTGGACAATAGCGGACACATCTTGAGCAGGTCGGTCGTCCGCCGCTTTGTCGGTGCCCACTTCATTGCCGTCACCCAGTTCAGCAAAAAAGTTAG CTGA